Proteins encoded within one genomic window of Setaria italica strain Yugu1 chromosome IV, Setaria_italica_v2.0, whole genome shotgun sequence:
- the LOC101765678 gene encoding probable inactive purple acid phosphatase 28, whose amino-acid sequence MAASHATALVALLPPCLLALLLLRFATVLDPDPDAAVPRVKAAAPLPLRFRHDGAFKILQVADMHFGNGAATRCRDVSPDGGGARCSDLNTTWFLRRVIEAERPDLIAFTGDNIFGGSATDAAESLLRAISPAIEYKVPWAAILGNHDQESTMTREELMMFMSLMDYSVSQVNPPGFLVHGFGNYHIGIHGPFGSELVNTSLLNLYFLDSGDREVVNGVKTYGWIKESQLVWLRATSLELQKTVLAPALAFFHIPIPEVRGLWYSGFKGQYQEGVACSSVNSGVLNTLVSMGDVKAVLLGHDHLNDFCGNLDGIWFCYGGGFGYHAYGRPHWPRRARVIYSELKKGQRSWMEVESIQTWKLLDDEKLSKIDEQVLWRRSTDDSDHKILSRPGA is encoded by the exons ATGGCCGCGTCGCACGCGACGGCTCTCGTCGCCCTCCTTCCCCCCTGCctgctcgcgctcctcctcctccgcttcgccaccgtGCTGGACCCggaccccgacgccgccgtgcccCGCGTCAAGGCGGCCGCGCCACTCCCACTCCGCTTCCGCCATGACGGCGCCTTCAAGATCCTCCAG GTGGCGGACATGCACTTCGGGAACGGCGCCGCCACGCGCTGCCGGGACGTGTcgccggacggcggcggcgcgcgctgcTCCGACCTCAACACCACGTGGTTCCTGCGCAGGGTCATCGAGGCGGAGAGGCCCGACCTCATCGCCTTCACCG GGGACAACATATTTGGGGGCAGTGCAACTGATGCAGCAGAGTCACTACTCAGAGCAATCAGCCCTGCTATTGAATACAAGGTACCATGGGCTGCCATTTTAGGCAATCATGACCAAGAGTCAACAATGACCCGAGAGGAGTTGATGATGTTCATGTCTCTGATGGATTACTCAGTATCTCAAGTAAACCCCCCAGGCTTTTTGGTACATGGGTTTGGCAATTATCATATCGGCATCCATGGGCCATTTGGATCTGAGTTGGTCAACACTAGCCTGCTTAACCTTTATTTCCTGGATAGTGGGGATCGTGAAGTGGTCAATGGAGTTAAAACATATGGATGGATCAAAGAATCTCAACTTGTCTGGCTTCGTGCTACTTCACTGGAGCTTCAG AAAACTGTACTTGCCCCTGCATTAGCGTTCTTCCACATCCCAATTCCAGAGGTCCGAGGGCTGTGGTATTCAGGCTTCAAGGGTCAGTATCAGGAGGGAGTGGCTTGCTCATCTGTAAATTCCGGCGTCCTTAACACCCTTGTCTCGATGGGAGATGTAAAAGCCGTCTTGCTTGGTCATGACCATCTTAATGATTTTTGTGGTAACCTCGATGGGATATGGTTCTGTTATGGCGGTGGCTTTGGTTATCATGCCTATGGAAGACCCCATTGGCCAAGGAGAGCTCGGGTAATTTACAGTGAACTCAAGAAAGGACAGAGATCGTGGATGGAAGTTGAGTCGATCCAGACTTGGAAGTTGCTAGATGATGAAAAGCTTTCCAAAATTGATGAGCAGGTTCTATGGAGACGCAGTACAGATGATTCTGACCACAAAATTTTGTCAAGACCAGGAGCATAA
- the LOC101766092 gene encoding GATA transcription factor 20 isoform X2: protein MSHHDGSKPYQPRRGPERHPQPADEVAAPPPAAVAPTVDHLAAVAAEAEALNRYTEEQQQQQMLQGHEQAGEDEEEEDGEEEEMEEDEDEQEGGQDGGVGAEHVPMDADAAAAAAAAAAAGAQMDPHGSMVPGAVPPMANNQLTLSFQGEVYVFDSVSPDKVQAVLLLLGGRELNHPGLGAGSSSGAYNKRLNFPHRVASLMRFREKRKERNFDKKIRYSVRKEVALRMQRNRGQFTSSKPKPDEIAASEMVTADGSPNWGSVEGRPPSAAECHHCGTSATATPMMRRGPDGPRTLCNACGLMWANKGLLRDLSKSPVPLQAVQSAPVLDGGNGSVIAAPGSELENPAAAMANGHES, encoded by the exons ATGTCCCACCACGACGGCAGCAAGCCCTACCAGCCCCGCCGGGGGCCCGAGCGGCACCCGCAGCCGGCGGACGAggtcgccgcgccgcctcccgccgccgtggccccgACGGTGGACCACCTCGCCGCTGTGgccgccgaggcggaggcgctgAACCGCTACaccgaggagcagcagcagcagcagatgctGCAGGGGCACGAGCAGGCgggagaggacgaggaggaagaggacggcgaggaagaagagatggaggaggacgaggacgagcaggAGGGGGggcaggacggcggcgtcggcgctgaGCACGTCCCCATGGACGCGgatgctgccgcggcggcggccgcggcggctgccgccggcgcgcAGATGGACCCGCATGGGTCGATGGTGCCTGGGGCCGTGCCGCCCATGGCGAACAACCAGCTCACCCTCTCGTTTCAGGGCGAGGTCTACGTGTTTGATTCCGTCTCACCTGATAAG GTCCAAGCCGTTCTCTTACTGCTTGGTGGAAGGGAGCTGAACCACCCAGGGCTGGGCGCAGGGTCATCCTCTGGAGCGTACAATAAG AGGTTGAATTTTCCTCATCGGGTAGCATCACTGATGAGGTTTAGGGAGAAGCGGAAGGAGCGGAACTTTGATAAGAAGATCCGGTACAGTGTCCGGAAGGAAGTTGCTCTTAG GATGCAACGCAACCGAGGTCAGTTTACATCTTCAAAACCAAAGCCTGATGAAATAGCAGCATCAGAAATGGTGACTGCAGATGGCTCCCCAAATTGGGGGTCAGTGGAAGGCCGACCTCCATCTGCTGCCGA ATGCCATCACTGTGGTACTAGTGCTACAGCTACACCTATGATGCGTCGTGGACCTGATGGACCAAGAACATTATGCAATGCTTGTGGCCTCATGTGGGCAAATAAG GGTCTGCTGAGGGACTTGTCAAAATCTCCTGTGCCTCTTCAAGCTGTGCAATCAGCTCCTGTTCTAGATGGTGgt AATGGAAGTGTCATAGCAGCACCTGGCAGCGAGCTAGAGAATCCTGCAGCAGCCATGGCCAATGGCCACGAGTCATGA
- the LOC101766092 gene encoding GATA transcription factor 20 isoform X1 — translation MSHHDGSKPYQPRRGPERHPQPADEVAAPPPAAVAPTVDHLAAVAAEAEALNRYTEEQQQQQMLQGHEQAGEDEEEEDGEEEEMEEDEDEQEGGQDGGVGAEHVPMDADAAAAAAAAAAAGAQMDPHGSMVPGAVPPMANNQLTLSFQGEVYVFDSVSPDKVQAVLLLLGGRELNHPGLGAGSSSGAYNKRLNFPHRVASLMRFREKRKERNFDKKIRYSVRKEVALRMQRNRGQFTSSKPKPDEIAASEMVTADGSPNWGSVEGRPPSAAECHHCGTSATATPMMRRGPDGPRTLCNACGLMWANKGLLRDLSKSPVPLQAVQSAPVLDGGQNGSVIAAPGSELENPAAAMANGHES, via the exons ATGTCCCACCACGACGGCAGCAAGCCCTACCAGCCCCGCCGGGGGCCCGAGCGGCACCCGCAGCCGGCGGACGAggtcgccgcgccgcctcccgccgccgtggccccgACGGTGGACCACCTCGCCGCTGTGgccgccgaggcggaggcgctgAACCGCTACaccgaggagcagcagcagcagcagatgctGCAGGGGCACGAGCAGGCgggagaggacgaggaggaagaggacggcgaggaagaagagatggaggaggacgaggacgagcaggAGGGGGggcaggacggcggcgtcggcgctgaGCACGTCCCCATGGACGCGgatgctgccgcggcggcggccgcggcggctgccgccggcgcgcAGATGGACCCGCATGGGTCGATGGTGCCTGGGGCCGTGCCGCCCATGGCGAACAACCAGCTCACCCTCTCGTTTCAGGGCGAGGTCTACGTGTTTGATTCCGTCTCACCTGATAAG GTCCAAGCCGTTCTCTTACTGCTTGGTGGAAGGGAGCTGAACCACCCAGGGCTGGGCGCAGGGTCATCCTCTGGAGCGTACAATAAG AGGTTGAATTTTCCTCATCGGGTAGCATCACTGATGAGGTTTAGGGAGAAGCGGAAGGAGCGGAACTTTGATAAGAAGATCCGGTACAGTGTCCGGAAGGAAGTTGCTCTTAG GATGCAACGCAACCGAGGTCAGTTTACATCTTCAAAACCAAAGCCTGATGAAATAGCAGCATCAGAAATGGTGACTGCAGATGGCTCCCCAAATTGGGGGTCAGTGGAAGGCCGACCTCCATCTGCTGCCGA ATGCCATCACTGTGGTACTAGTGCTACAGCTACACCTATGATGCGTCGTGGACCTGATGGACCAAGAACATTATGCAATGCTTGTGGCCTCATGTGGGCAAATAAG GGTCTGCTGAGGGACTTGTCAAAATCTCCTGTGCCTCTTCAAGCTGTGCAATCAGCTCCTGTTCTAGATGGTGgt CAGAATGGAAGTGTCATAGCAGCACCTGGCAGCGAGCTAGAGAATCCTGCAGCAGCCATGGCCAATGGCCACGAGTCATGA